A segment of the Candidatus Pelagisphaera phototrophica genome:
GGATAAAATGAGCATGGCTGTTTCCTTCCTGGTTTTAGCCGTTAGCGTTGCTTGAGAGAATAGGATGTTTCGTAGAGTACTTCATGTAGTTCGAAACAATCACTTGCTTGCCCACTTGAGAATTTCGATTCATCACGATCGGACCAACAAGGTTGGCGGTTGCTGACTCGAGATTCTCTTCACCGCGTATCGTAACAATGTTAAGGACCAAAGCATCGTCGAAAGAAGTGATGCCCAACTCTTCCGCGTCGTCGTCCGCTATTTCAATCTCGTAGTCAGTCAGAAACTGTGCCGGTTCCAATACGACGAAACCCAGCTCATGTTTCTTCGTCGAGCGTATCCACAT
Coding sequences within it:
- the fliW gene encoding flagellar assembly protein FliW → MKIVTESQKSKDVWVKPMEFRLTKGLVGFPDENEFELIVNTEELPFMWIRSTKKHELGFVVLEPAQFLTDYEIEIADDDAEELGITSFDDALVLNIVTIRGEENLESATANLVGPIVMNRNSQVGKQVIVSNYMKYSTKHPILSSNANG